The following coding sequences lie in one Burkholderia cepacia genomic window:
- a CDS encoding gamma-glutamylcyclotransferase family protein, with protein MSSTDPTFSEHLFSYGTLQLERVQLATFGRKLDGHEDAMPGYAMTMLKIEDPEVVATSGKTHHPVAAYTGWAGDRVTGAVFAITREELQHADDYEVAAYRRDRVMLESGVSAWVYVDASSPRPD; from the coding sequence ATGTCCAGCACCGATCCGACTTTCTCCGAGCATCTTTTTTCCTACGGCACGCTGCAACTCGAACGGGTGCAGCTCGCCACCTTCGGCCGCAAACTCGACGGTCATGAAGATGCGATGCCCGGCTACGCGATGACGATGCTGAAGATCGAAGATCCGGAAGTGGTCGCGACGAGCGGGAAGACCCATCATCCGGTGGCGGCTTATACGGGCTGGGCCGGAGACCGCGTGACCGGCGCCGTGTTCGCGATCACGCGCGAGGAACTGCAGCACGCGGACGACTATGAAGTCGCCGCCTATCGCCGCGATCGCGTCATGCTCGAATCGGGCGTCTCGGCGTGGGTGTACGTCGACGCGAGTTCGCCGCGTCCGGACTGA
- a CDS encoding LysR substrate-binding domain-containing protein: MKAKPIPPVYALRAFESAARTGSFTLAAEELSLTQSAVSKHVKTLEAYFGRKLFVRRGPKMTVTAEAHIFASGLRRGFRQVEEACMLFQTQRDVLRLKAPSTLTMRWLLDALAAFRATRPAFEVQIASVWMDVDTVDFFSESYDCAILLGAGRFGESTHCVKLFDEWLIPVCSRATATLARANPSACELIHPSPDRRDWRRWLKGSGHDLDVDITRGQVFDMLEQGVAAAIAGHGISIGDLALCAKAIDEKQLALPFKTAVSTGDAYYLVWPEDSGKAAQVRELHAFLASRMPRLTRPGVRFNGMG; the protein is encoded by the coding sequence ATGAAGGCCAAACCGATCCCACCCGTCTACGCGCTGCGCGCATTCGAAAGCGCCGCGCGCACCGGCTCGTTTACGCTTGCCGCCGAGGAACTGAGCCTGACGCAAAGCGCGGTCAGCAAGCATGTGAAGACGCTCGAGGCCTACTTCGGCCGGAAGCTGTTCGTCCGGCGCGGGCCGAAGATGACCGTGACGGCGGAGGCGCACATCTTCGCGTCGGGGCTGAGGCGCGGCTTCCGGCAAGTCGAGGAAGCGTGCATGCTGTTCCAGACGCAACGCGACGTACTGCGGCTCAAGGCGCCGTCCACGCTCACGATGCGCTGGCTGCTCGACGCGCTCGCCGCCTTTCGCGCCACACGGCCGGCCTTCGAAGTGCAGATCGCGAGCGTGTGGATGGATGTCGATACGGTCGATTTCTTCAGCGAATCCTACGATTGCGCGATCCTGCTCGGCGCCGGCAGGTTTGGCGAAAGCACGCACTGCGTGAAGTTGTTCGACGAATGGCTGATTCCGGTGTGCTCGCGCGCGACCGCGACGCTCGCACGTGCGAACCCGTCCGCGTGCGAGCTGATTCACCCGTCGCCCGACCGGCGCGACTGGCGCCGCTGGCTCAAGGGCAGCGGCCACGATCTGGACGTCGATATCACGCGCGGGCAGGTGTTCGACATGCTCGAACAGGGGGTGGCGGCGGCGATCGCCGGCCACGGGATTTCGATCGGCGACCTCGCGCTGTGCGCGAAGGCAATCGACGAGAAGCAACTCGCGCTGCCGTTCAAAACTGCCGTCAGCACCGGCGACGCGTACTACCTCGTCTGGCCCGAGGATTCCGGCAAGGCCGCGCAGGTGCGCGAGCTGCATGCATTTCTGGCGAGCCGGATGCCGCGCCTGACGCGTCCGGGCGTCCGCTTCAACGGGATGGGCTGA
- a CDS encoding LysE family translocator yields MPFHYPLLFAYLAAIVLLIATPGPVVMLVTGTVARRGFRQGMLTAVGANAASLVMIAGAMLMVFGVVLVSDRLLDGLHVIGCVFIAVLAIRTLLGEWRAGRMRGSGGAAAGEAVPQPRGLPGIVRGFLVGIANPKDLLFFVAFFPQFVAITPDSRVSLAILAALWIVVDFTILTGYMAAINHPLIHRKQRWITASSALALLVIALAGLAGTIAGAA; encoded by the coding sequence ATGCCATTCCATTACCCGCTGCTGTTCGCCTATCTTGCCGCGATCGTGCTGCTCATCGCGACGCCCGGCCCGGTCGTCATGCTCGTGACGGGCACTGTTGCGCGACGCGGCTTCCGTCAGGGCATGCTGACCGCGGTGGGCGCGAATGCCGCGAGCCTCGTGATGATCGCGGGCGCGATGCTGATGGTGTTCGGCGTCGTGCTCGTCAGCGATCGCCTGCTCGACGGGCTGCACGTGATCGGTTGTGTGTTCATCGCGGTGCTGGCGATCCGCACCTTGCTCGGCGAATGGCGCGCCGGCCGCATGCGCGGCAGCGGCGGCGCAGCGGCGGGCGAAGCGGTCCCGCAACCGCGCGGTTTGCCCGGCATCGTGCGCGGCTTTCTCGTCGGCATCGCGAATCCGAAGGACCTGCTGTTCTTCGTCGCGTTCTTTCCGCAGTTCGTCGCGATTACGCCGGACTCGCGCGTGAGCCTGGCGATCCTGGCCGCGCTGTGGATCGTGGTCGATTTCACGATCCTGACCGGCTACATGGCCGCGATCAACCATCCGCTGATTCACCGGAAGCAGCGCTGGATCACCGCATCGTCGGCGCTCGCGCTGCTCGTGATCGCGCTCGCGGGGCTCGCCGGCACGATCGCGGGAGCCGCGTAG
- a CDS encoding oxidoreductase — MASGNIMLITGVSSGFGRALAQEALAAGHTVVGTVRGAQAAREFEALSAQAAFARVLDVTDFERIDGVVAEIEANVGPVDVLVNNAGYGHEGIMEEAPLAEMRRQFDVNVFGAVAMMKAVVPFMRERRRGRILNITSMGGHITMPGIAYYCGSKFALEGISETLGKELAPFGIAVTAVAPGSFRTDWAGRSMARTPRSIADYDALFDPIRQAREEKSGKQPGDPAKAARAMLAVIAADHPPAHLLLGSDALRLVRNKLSALDDEIRAWEAVTVSTDG; from the coding sequence ATGGCATCCGGCAACATCATGCTCATCACGGGCGTCAGCAGTGGCTTCGGCCGCGCGCTGGCACAGGAGGCGCTGGCGGCCGGTCACACGGTGGTCGGGACGGTGCGAGGCGCGCAGGCGGCGCGGGAATTCGAAGCGCTGTCCGCGCAGGCGGCGTTCGCGCGCGTGCTCGACGTGACCGACTTCGAGCGCATCGACGGCGTCGTCGCGGAGATCGAGGCGAACGTCGGGCCCGTCGACGTGCTGGTGAACAACGCTGGCTACGGGCACGAAGGGATCATGGAGGAAGCGCCGCTCGCGGAGATGCGCCGGCAATTCGACGTGAACGTGTTCGGCGCGGTTGCGATGATGAAGGCCGTCGTGCCGTTCATGCGAGAACGCCGGCGCGGGCGCATCCTGAACATCACGTCGATGGGCGGCCACATCACGATGCCGGGTATCGCTTACTACTGCGGCAGCAAATTCGCGCTGGAAGGCATTTCCGAAACGCTCGGCAAGGAGCTCGCGCCGTTCGGCATCGCGGTGACGGCCGTGGCGCCGGGATCGTTCCGAACCGACTGGGCTGGCCGCTCGATGGCGCGCACGCCGCGCTCGATCGCCGACTACGACGCGCTCTTCGACCCGATCCGTCAGGCGCGCGAGGAGAAGAGCGGCAAGCAGCCCGGCGATCCCGCGAAGGCCGCGCGGGCGATGCTCGCCGTCATCGCGGCCGACCACCCGCCCGCGCATCTGCTGCTCGGCAGCGATGCGCTGCGGCTCGTGCGGAACAAGCTGTCGGCACTGGACGACGAAATCCGCGCGTGGGAGGCCGTGACGGTCTCGACGGACGGCTGA
- a CDS encoding DUF3142 domain-containing protein, producing MKRIACIALLLAARVALAGTVDAARYDAFWLWAGVKPQAVVRGARTVYVLQGQIEAAPRDESQVRVIAQGVALPPAPNAHMWLVYRAHTLRWTPRVTQIMLAQLERWRASGSTITGIQIDFDARTRHLQDYLEFLRTLRTTLPADCRLSITGLLDWSSRIDTDQVNQLRGIVDEVVVQTYQGRRTIPDYAAYLPRVARLQLPFRVGVIQGGEWDAPPYLASNPWFRGYVVFLRND from the coding sequence ATGAAGCGCATCGCGTGCATCGCACTGTTGCTGGCCGCACGCGTCGCGCTGGCCGGCACCGTCGATGCCGCCCGGTACGACGCGTTCTGGCTGTGGGCGGGCGTGAAGCCGCAGGCCGTCGTGCGCGGCGCGCGCACCGTCTACGTGCTGCAAGGGCAGATCGAAGCTGCGCCGCGCGACGAGTCGCAAGTCCGCGTGATCGCGCAGGGCGTCGCGCTGCCGCCGGCACCCAACGCGCACATGTGGCTCGTCTATCGCGCGCATACGCTGCGCTGGACGCCGCGCGTCACGCAGATCATGCTCGCGCAGCTCGAACGCTGGCGCGCGTCGGGCAGCACGATCACCGGCATCCAGATCGATTTCGATGCGCGCACTCGCCATCTGCAGGATTACCTCGAATTCCTGCGGACGCTGCGCACGACCCTGCCCGCCGATTGCCGGCTGAGCATCACGGGGCTGCTCGACTGGAGCAGCCGCATCGATACCGACCAGGTCAACCAGCTCAGGGGCATCGTCGACGAGGTGGTCGTGCAGACCTACCAGGGGCGCCGCACGATTCCCGACTACGCTGCCTACCTGCCGCGCGTCGCGCGGCTGCAACTGCCATTTCGCGTCGGCGTGATCCAGGGCGGCGAGTGGGACGCGCCGCCCTACCTCGCGTCGAATCCGTGGTTCCGCGGCTACGTCGTGTTCCTGCGTAACGACTAG
- a CDS encoding alpha/beta fold hydrolase: MPYVTTKDHVEIFYKDWGPKDAQPIMFHHGWPLSGDDWDAQMLFFVQKGYRVIAHDRRGHGRSAQVSDGHDMDHYAADAFAVVEALDLRNAVHIGHSTGGGEVARYVAKHGEPAGRVAKAVLVSAVPPLMLKTESNPEGLPLEVFDGFRKALADNRAQFFLDVPSGPFYGFNREGATVHQGVIRNWWRQGMEGSAKAHYEGIKAFSETDQTGDLKSISVPTLVLHGEDDQIVPIADSALKSVKLLKNGTLKTYPGYSHGMLTVNADVLNADLLAFVQA, translated from the coding sequence ATGCCATACGTCACCACGAAGGATCACGTCGAGATCTTCTACAAGGACTGGGGCCCGAAGGACGCGCAGCCCATCATGTTCCACCATGGCTGGCCGCTGTCCGGCGACGACTGGGATGCACAGATGCTCTTCTTCGTACAGAAGGGCTATCGCGTGATCGCGCACGACCGGCGCGGCCACGGCCGCTCGGCGCAAGTCTCGGACGGCCACGACATGGATCACTACGCCGCGGACGCATTCGCGGTCGTCGAGGCGCTCGACCTGCGCAATGCCGTGCATATCGGTCACTCGACCGGTGGCGGCGAAGTCGCGCGTTACGTCGCGAAGCACGGCGAGCCGGCCGGCCGCGTCGCGAAGGCCGTGCTGGTCAGCGCGGTACCGCCGCTGATGCTGAAAACCGAATCGAACCCCGAAGGCCTGCCGCTCGAGGTGTTCGACGGCTTCCGGAAAGCGCTCGCCGACAATCGCGCGCAGTTCTTCCTGGACGTGCCGAGCGGCCCGTTCTACGGGTTCAACCGGGAAGGTGCAACCGTGCATCAGGGCGTGATCCGCAACTGGTGGCGCCAGGGCATGGAAGGCAGCGCGAAGGCGCACTACGAAGGCATCAAGGCGTTCTCGGAAACCGATCAGACCGGCGACCTGAAGTCGATCTCCGTCCCGACGCTCGTGCTGCACGGCGAAGACGACCAGATCGTGCCGATCGCGGATTCCGCGCTGAAGTCGGTCAAGCTGCTGAAGAACGGCACGCTGAAAACCTACCCGGGCTATTCGCACGGGATGCTGACGGTCAACGCGGACGTCCTGAACGCCGACCTGCTGGCGTTCGTGCAGGCGTAA